The window TAGATAATTAAGGGGTTTGGGATGTGCTGAGCTGGGGATTTGAATGGAATTCGTTTGTTTAACTCTAGGCTCTAGATTCCTTTGTTCACTTTCTCTTTGGAATCTGTTTGATTGATCCTTGTACCTTTTTACCCCCTAAGACAGGGAGACAGAGGGAGGTTAATCATATGGCTAATTAGATATTTCCAGGCATTTTATCCGTGTGACTCACCGGTAATCCAAGgcgaaagttttccttcatcagTGTTTGTGGaggaagaatctcttcaccattGGTGATGTCACCATGTCACAAACTACAGGTCAAAATTATCATTTTCCTTGGGCATCCAATGGTATTGATGCTCACCGTGAAGGAATTTTTCTTTTACCATGGATGAGGGAAAACTAAGTCCGTAATCcaattttattctttctttagGACACAACTCCTAGGTCATATGAGATTTATTTATAACGTTGGTTGTAATGTAATCTTTTCAGCATATATTTCcaggaaaagtaaaaaaaattaatagaaaTTTAGCTTGGTTTAGTGTAGATTGACAGATTATCCTAAAAGAAAGGTGACCCCTTACGTTCTGGCAGGTTCACAGCTTCTTTTCATTTGCTGCTAATGATGATTTTCTTAAGAATGACATACGGGTAAAGCCACATCTTGATGGGCTTGGGGCTCTTGGTGATGCTGGGTGGTACTGCATAAGGTCAATACTGTGGGCTTGTGACTACGAACTGCCCAAGACAGTGATTGCCCTTCGTGGGCCTATTCTTAATGAAGCAGGAGTGATCTTGGCTTGTGGATCTTCTTTACACTGGGAAGATGGGAAAACAGCAACTTTCCACTGCTCATTCCTTTCCAATTTGACCATGGATATTACTGCACTTGGAACAGAAGGAACTCTACATGTTCGCGATTTTATTATCCCTTACGAAGAGAAATCTGCTTCATTTTCTGTGTCTTGTAAGACTGGATTCACAGAGCTCGTTACAGGTCCGGTCGCATTTCCTTCTCAGCATGTGGTCACAACAGATCTCCCCCAGGAGATATTCATGGTAAGGGAGTTCTCAAGGTTggtgaaaaatataaaagagggTGGTTCTGAACCAGAGAGCAAGTGGCTAAGCATTAGCAGGAAGACACAATTGGTTTTGGATGCAGTCAAGGCATCCATTGAGAGAGATTTTGAGCCCATCCAAGTTTGGGTTTAAGCTAGAATTGAGAGTCTGGGCCTCCATTCTTGTTTGTTCACTTGTTGTTTTTTAGTATGAGGCATGTTCTTGAAAACCCAGGGCCAGGTCGGGTCCAACCCCAGGCCTGCGCACGGCCTGAAAAGCCCAATCCAGGCCCATCTGGACAGGCTCTGGCTCGTAGGGCCGAGATGGTGGGGGCTGAACGGCTGGAATTAAATCAAGTTTGAATCAACTAGGTCAGGACTCAGGAATGCTACCTTGGTGGTGCTAAGCTGCGTCTGATCAGCCCAAGTTGATTTTACCCTGGGTGGGTTGGGTTTACAATTTTGGGCTTGTGTATTGGCATAtcctttttttacttttcaactttgtgttttcatttatttttcaaaaatttcaagtttttttttaatgtaaagcTTTATTCGCCACTTGAGCAGCTTTGCTTGAGTTTAATCTTTTTATGTGAGGGCGGGTGTGGGGGCTGAGAGTTGCAGAGGGAAGGGAGGAGTGGGAGTGTGGAAGaatgggtgggggggggggggggagattgaAGCGACATGgttgcatgtttttttttggacttcTAATGTTTTCCCAGGGAACAAAAAAGAGCAAAAATGCTCTGCAGGAACATCACCAAACACATTATTTATGATTCAAAAACACCTGTCAGGGTATGTTAGTATGTTACCATACATGTTTCTATCCCAAGATATGCTCCttaagaacaagaaagaaaaaaaaaaaacacttcttaCCCTGAAACACTCTAGTGGAACAAAATGGGCTAAGATGTTTCCTTTAATCGTCTCATCAAATTTCCAATATGTTCCAGCTTATTTAAAGATTTAATCTTCCCTTCAAATACAGGTATGGTTTGCTTCTTTAACTCTCTTTGGTTTTCCCCTTCCCTTCAACTGatcaaaactgaaattaaatcctAAATCAAATCTA is drawn from Telopea speciosissima isolate NSW1024214 ecotype Mountain lineage chromosome 1, Tspe_v1, whole genome shotgun sequence and contains these coding sequences:
- the LOC122641943 gene encoding uncharacterized oxidoreductase At4g09670-like, translating into MAETPIRFGILGCASISLKLTKKLSRSITLSPNSTLDAIGSNSFDEAKKFAAENGFPPSVKIYGSYEAVLDDPNVDAVYLPLPPRLHLRWAVLAAEKKKHLLLEKPVALNVDEFDQIVEACEANGVQFMDGTLWMHHPRTSKMKEFLLDTQRFGHLKTVHSFFSFAANDDFLKNDIRVKPHLDGLGALGDAGWYCIRSILWACDYELPKTVIALRGPILNEAGVILACGSSLHWEDGKTATFHCSFLSNLTMDITALGTEGTLHVRDFIIPYEEKSASFSVSCKTGFTEHVVTTDLPQEIFMVREFSRLVKNIKEGGSEPESKWLSISRKTQLVLDAVKASIERDFEPIQVWV